Below is a genomic region from Hyphomicrobium nitrativorans NL23.
GGCGGCGAAGAGCGCGCCGTACGTCATCAGTGCAGGGTGCATGATTGGTCTCATAGTTTGGTTTCAGGGTCTCTCGCTTCGCGATTTCGGGAGAGTTTCCGGGTTTATACTGCCTCCGCGCCCGATATTATGAGCAGGGTTGGATTGCACGGAAACGCGGGGTTGGCGAGATGAAGAGACGCGTTTCGACGTTGGCGTCCGCCCTGGGTGCGTTCGCGATCATCTTTGGCGGTGCGCTTTTTGACATTGGCAACGTGCTGGCCGACGACGGAGAGCAGTGCCGTGACGATGCGGTCCTCGTGCTCGATTCGTCAGGCTCGATGGCGGGCACGGACATGAACTCGCTGACGCCGCACGTGGCGAAAGTGCGCGAGGCGCTGGCGGCGGTGGTGCCTGAGGTGGCGCCGCGGCGGAACCTCGGGCTTCTCGTCTACGGGCCGGGAAAAGACGCCCGCTGCGAGAACATCGATCTCAAGCTGCCGCCCGCGCCGAACAGCGCCGAGACGATCCTGGGCGAAGTGAACCGGGTGGTTCCGTTCGGCGAGACGCCGCTGACGGCTGCCGTGCGGGATGCGGCGGAGGTGCTCGAATTCCGCGAGAAGCCGTCCGTGGTGGTGCTGCTGACGGACGGCGAGGAAACGTGCGGCGGCGATCCCTGCCAGCTTGCCCGCCAACTGAAGGCGGAGGCGCGCAAGCTCACGATCCATGTCGTCGGCTTCAAGGTTGCGGGCTCGCATACGTGGCTGGTGCCGGAGAAGCGTTCCGCGTGCATGGCGGAGGAGACGGGCGGGCTCGCGCTCACGGCGGAGACGCGCGACGAACTGATCCAGGCATTGCAGAAGACGCTCGGATGCCCTCTGTTTTCGGAGGCCGCGCGGCGGGGCGGTGTCGCAGAGAGGTGAGGCGCCGTGTCTTCCGTCGCCTGTCATGCCGGCGAGTGGAGCGTCATGCCGGAGGCATGCTTCCAGCATGACGGAACGCAGAACCGGGCCCCCGGGAGAGGCTTCTATCGCGAATTATTGCGTCTTCGACGAGCCTTGCGCTGGCTCCCGGATAAGGCTTTCGCCTTTCCGGGATGACAGGAGGAGGGGCTGGGTCACGCGCGCTCGGGGAAATACTGATAGACCCACGTCTCGGTGAGGGCTCGCTCGCCGAGGCGCAGATAGAGGCGCATGTCGACCGGGTCTTCGCCATCCGCCACATCGATATCGAAGAAGGCGCGCCAGTGCTCGCGCTGGTCCACGATTGGGTGCGTGTAGGCGTTGGAGATCTCGCCGCGCGACGTGGTGACGATGATTTCGACGCCGTCGTTGCGGCCGATGTCTTTAAGCACCGGGCCTTTGAAATCGACGACAAACTTCCTCACGCCTTTGGGGCGGGTCTGACCGGGCCGTCCGCCGATGCCGGTCCATGTTGCGGTGGCGCGGGCGAGCGACGTCGGGAACGGGATGTCGTCCAGCCAGCGGAGCCAATAATGGAAGCGGCGCTGCGTTCCGGCTTTCAAAGGCGCTCGCGGACTCCAGTAGGCGGCGATGTTGTCGTGGATCTCGTCGTCGGTGGGGATTTCGAGGAGATGAACCTCGCCTTCGCCGAAGGGTTCGATGGGTTCGATCCACGACGAGGCACGGCGCTCGTAGAAGACGGAGTCGTCG
It encodes:
- a CDS encoding vWA domain-containing protein — translated: MKRRVSTLASALGAFAIIFGGALFDIGNVLADDGEQCRDDAVLVLDSSGSMAGTDMNSLTPHVAKVREALAAVVPEVAPRRNLGLLVYGPGKDARCENIDLKLPPAPNSAETILGEVNRVVPFGETPLTAAVRDAAEVLEFREKPSVVVLLTDGEETCGGDPCQLARQLKAEARKLTIHVVGFKVAGSHTWLVPEKRSACMAEETGGLALTAETRDELIQALQKTLGCPLFSEAARRGGVAER